In the genome of Spea bombifrons isolate aSpeBom1 chromosome 11, aSpeBom1.2.pri, whole genome shotgun sequence, one region contains:
- the LOC128468273 gene encoding olfactory receptor 1019-like produces the protein MELEDKQNVTVFFIQGLTDFPKLQFTIFLLFLLSYVIVFLGNITIFVVILHDPHLHTPMYIFLMNLSLTDIGNTSNVLPKMLTILLTQRKTISFEGCMTQLVMFISLTVTEVLILSAMAYDRYVAICHPLHYFILMSLRYTFILIVASWTIGFLDTTGHAVLVSKLSFCETHLIDHVFCDLTTLLKISCSDTFKVEMLTFIEGGIFTVPAFLLTFISYIFIVYTVLKIKSSGGRRKAFSTCASHLTCVTMYYGTLIPLYMRPTSSYSPKQDKFFSLLYIVLIPMLNPVIYTLKNQDIKEAMKRLMNKIHFCDAHF, from the coding sequence atgGAATTAGAAGATAAGCAGAATGTAACAGTATTTTTCATACAAGGCTTGACCGATTTCCCAAAACTGCAATTCACaattttcttgttgtttttgctGAGCTATGTCATCGTTTTCTTAGGAAACATAAcaatttttgttgttattctgcaTGATCCTCACCTTCACACTCCTATGTACATTTTCCTGATGAACCTTTCACTGACCGACATCGGTAACACCTCGAATGttctaccaaaaatgttaactaTTCTTCTAACGCAACGTAAGACCATTTCCTTTGAGGGATGTATGACTCAGTTGGTTATGTTTATATCTCTGACAGTTACTGAGGTTCTAATTCTTTCAGCCATGGCTTATGACCGATATGTGGCAATTTGTCACCCCCTCCATTACTTTATCTTGATGAGTTTAAGATACACCTTTATACTCATAGTTGCATCTTGGACCATTGGTTTTCTGGACACTACAGGACACGCTGTCCTTGTGTCTAAACTGTCCTTCTGTGAAACCCATCTGATTGATCACGTTTTTTGTGATCTTACAACATTGTTGAAGATCTCCTGCAGCGACACCTTTAAAGTGGAAATGTTAACCTTCATCGAAGGGGGAATATTTACCGTTCCTGCTTTCCTGCTCACTTTCatctcatatatatttattgtttacacAGTTCTGAAAATAAAGTCATCAGGAGGTCGACGAAAGGCATTTTCTACCTGTGCTTCTCATCTGACCTGCGTTACTATGTATTATGGAACCTTAATCCCTTTGTATATGAGACCCACATCAAGCTATTCTCCCAAACAGGAtaaatttttttctcttttatatattGTCTTGATCCCAATGCTTAATCCTGTTATATACACACTGAAAAACCAGGATATTAAAGAGGCTATGAAGAGACTAatgaacaaaatacatttttgtgatgctcatttttaa